The uncultured Carboxylicivirga sp. genomic interval TTTGTATGGAATAAAGTATCAGATAAGCTTTTCGTATCAAAAGCCAAGTACAGATACAATTGCTGCTACCCCTGATAATACACCATTTAGAGACGAAACTAATCAGTTAGTCTTCCGCCCGGGAGGTCATGGAGCTTTAATAGAAAATCTTAATGAGATGGATAGCACTTTGGTCTTTATTAAAAATATTGATAACGTTGTTCCTAAACATCTTCAGGATGATACTATTAAGTTTAAGAAAGTTTTAGCAGGTTTATTGCTTGATAAGAAGGATATCATATTTAATATTCTCTCAAAACTAGAAACTGATAATAAAATTGGTATAGAAGAAGCATTTTCTTTTATGAAATATGAACTGCAGATCGATATACCAGCTTCAATATTAGAAGGTGAATCTTCAAGTCAAATTCAATATATTATTGAGAAATTAAACCGCCCAATTCGGGTTTGCGGAATGGTTAAAAACGAAGGTGAGCCAGGTGGTGGTCCTTTCTGGGTGAAGCAAAGCGATGGTAGCATTAGTCTGCAAATAGTTGAAGGAGCTCAGATTGATCCTGAAGATGAAAAACAGCAAGAAATATTAAAGAGCAGTACGCACTTCAATCCGGTTGATTTGGTTTGTTATTTAAAGGACTACAAAGGCAATAAATTTGATTTAAAGGATTTTGTTGATCCTCAAACCGGATTTATTTCTGAAAAAACATTGAATGGTAAACCTTTGAAGGCTCTTGAATTACCAGGATTGTGGAATGGAGCAATGGCAAATTGGATAACCTTTTTTGTAGAAGTGCCTATTACAACTTTTAATCCGGTTAAAACAGTGATGGATCTTCTTCGTCCACAGCATCAACCTGCTTAATTCCAACTGATAGTTTATTAGATCGATAGAATTCTAGATTTATATTCACAGATAAGCCCCGAATCATA includes:
- a CDS encoding DUF4301 family protein, giving the protein MLREKDYKLLESKKISINVMQKQIESFKKGFPYAKLEKAATISDGILSVGQENDIYITKFQNEINKGLAIAKFVPASGAATRMFKSLFEFLQASSNDQSQLVNNEPYATFIREKDKFAFSGELPNTNGSTDAETAKKIISHILLDDGIGYGSLPKGLLKFHKDNDRSVTPFEEHLREAAGYGKTNEGIGNVHYTVSPEHHEKFNQLLSEVKSIYEDLYGIKYQISFSYQKPSTDTIAATPDNTPFRDETNQLVFRPGGHGALIENLNEMDSTLVFIKNIDNVVPKHLQDDTIKFKKVLAGLLLDKKDIIFNILSKLETDNKIGIEEAFSFMKYELQIDIPASILEGESSSQIQYIIEKLNRPIRVCGMVKNEGEPGGGPFWVKQSDGSISLQIVEGAQIDPEDEKQQEILKSSTHFNPVDLVCYLKDYKGNKFDLKDFVDPQTGFISEKTLNGKPLKALELPGLWNGAMANWITFFVEVPITTFNPVKTVMDLLRPQHQPA